From Arachis stenosperma cultivar V10309 chromosome 2, arast.V10309.gnm1.PFL2, whole genome shotgun sequence, one genomic window encodes:
- the LOC130961022 gene encoding UMP-CMP kinase 3-like, whose protein sequence is MGTVVEAANKGASGSILQKRNPTIVFVLGGPGSGKGTQCANIVQHYGYTHLSAGDLLRAEIKSGSENGTMIQNMIKEGKIVPSEVTIKLLQRAMEESGKDKFLIDGFPRNEENRAAFEKVTGMEPSFVLFFDCPEEEMERRLLSRNQGREDDNIETIRKRFKVFLESSLPVISYYDAKGKVRKIDAARSVEEVFATVKAIFEPKNEKAD, encoded by the exons ATGGGAACTGTTGTTGAAGCTGCTAACAAG GGTGCAAGTGGAAGCATTCTACAGAAAAGAAATCCTACAATCGTTTTTGTGTTAG gtgggccaggaagtggaaAGGGCACCCAATGTGCTAACATTGTGCAACACTATGGGTATACTCACCTAAGTGCTGGTGATCTTCTACGAGCAGAAATAAAATCTGGTTCTGAAAATGG TACAATGATTCAAAATATGATTAAAGAAGGAAAAATTGTTCCATCGGAGGTTACAATTAAGCTTCTGCAACGAGCAATGGAGGAAAGTGGCAAGGACAAATTTCTTATTGATGGTTTTCCTCGTAATGAGGAAAACCGAGCAGCATTTGAGAAAGTG ACAGGAATGGAACCATCATTTGTCCTGTTTTTTGATTGTCCAGAGGAGGAAATGGAGAGGCGACTTTTAAGTAGGAACCAG GGTAGAGAAGATGACAATATTGAAACAATAAGGAAGCGGTTCAAGGTTTTCTTGGAGTCTAGTCTCCCTGTGATTAGTTATTATGATGCAAAGGGTAAAGTTCGTAAG ATTGATGCTGCAAGATCTGTTGAAGAGGTATTTGCCACAGTTAAAGCAATTTTTGAGCCAAAAAATGAAAAG GCTGATTGA
- the LOC130962212 gene encoding protein FLOWERING LOCUS T-like, whose product MPLVSKDPLVIGRVIGDVLDPFESSIPIRVTYNNRDVCNGCEFKPSQVVHQPRVAIGGVDLRNLYTLVAVNPDAPSPSNPSMREHLHWLVTDIPATTGPSFGNEVVAYESSRPTSGIHRIVLVLFRQLGREKVYAPGWRQNFNTREFAELYNLGSPVAALYYNIQRENGSGGRRLY is encoded by the exons ATGCCACTTGTTAGTAAGGACCCTCTTGTAATTGGGCGCGTGATTGGGGATGTTTTAGACCCCTTTGAAAGTTCTATTCCAATTAGAGTTACTTACAATAATAGAGATGTTTGCAATGGCTGTGAATTCAAGCCTTCTCAAGTTGTCCACCAACCAAGAGTAGCCATTGGTGGAGTTGACCTCAGGAACCTCTACACTCTG GTTGCTGTGAATCCAGATGCCCCTAGCCCCAGCAACCCTAGTATGAGGGAACACCTACATTG GCTGGTAACTGATATTCCCGCCACAACTGGACCTAGTTTTG GTAACGAAGTGGTAGCATATGAAAGTTCACGACCAACGTCAGGGATTCATCGAATAGTGTTGGTGTTATTTCGTCAATTGGGTAGGGAGAAGGTTTATGCCCCTGGTTGGCGCCAAAACTTCAACACCAGAGAATTTGCGGAACTATACAATCTTGGTTCGCCTGTTGCTGCTCTCTATTATAACATCCAAAGGGAGAATGGCTCTGGTGGCAGGAGGTTATATTGA